The Micromonospora siamensis genome contains the following window.
ACGGCGAGGCCGACGCCGACCAGCCACACCCCGTGGATGACCAGCAAGCTTCCTCCTCGTCGACGCCCGGGCTCAGCTTAGGCGGCACCCGTCGGCTACCGTCGCCGCCATGGTGGACCTGGTGGTGATCGGCGGGTTGGGCGTGGACCTCCGGGTACGGGTGCCGGGGATCCCGCTGCCCGCGGCCGACTCGATGGTCGTGCCGCCGGTCGAGGCGCGGATCGGCAACACCGGCTCCGGGGTGGCCCTGGCCGCCCACGCCCTCGGGCTGCGGGTGCGGCTGGTGGACGTGCTGGGCGCCGACCCGGCCGGCGCGGTGGTCCGCGCGGCACTGGGCCGTACCGCCGTGGCCGCCACGCTCGTGCCGAGCCCCGGTGGCACCCGGCAGTCGGTGAACCTGGTCGACCCGGCCGGCCGGCGGATGTCCCTGTACGACCCGAGCCCGTGGTCCGGGCCGGTGCCGCCGTTCACCGACGAGGCGCTGGCCGGGCTGGTCCGGGACGCCGCCCACGTGCACGTCTCGATCATGGACTGGGCGCGGGACGCGCTGCCCGTGCTGCGCGAGGCGCTGCCCGACGGGGTGACCCTCTCCACCGACCTGCACGACTGGGACGGCGAGAACGACTACCACCGGCCGTTCGCGGAGGCGGCCGGCCTGGTCTTCGTCAGCGGCGTACGGCTGGGCGGGCAGGCGGCGGCGGTGGCCGCCGCCCTGGCCCCGCGCACCGTGGTCGTCACCCGGGGCGCGGACGGCGCGGAGCTGCACCACGGCGACGGCCCGGCGACGCACGTGCCGGCGACGGCACCGCCGGCCGACGTGGTGGACACCAACGGCGCCGGTGACGCCTTCGCGGCCGGCCTGATCTCCGCCCGACTGCGCGGCGACGCGCTGCCGCGGGCGGCGGCGTACGCGGCCCGGGTGGCCGCCGCGGCCTGCACCCACGACGGCATGGAGTATCCGCCCGGGCTGCTGCCCCGCGCCTGACCGGACGGGCGCGCGCCTCCCGCCCCGCAAATCCTGCGCGTCGGCGACCCGCGGGGCAGGATGGGCGCATGGCATCAACGGTAGAGATCCCCCTGGTCGGTGGCGCGGCCGACGGACAGACGGTCACCGTCGAACTGGACCCCAACGGCCGCCCGCCGCTGACCCACCACCACCTCGGTCCGCAAGGTCTCGCCGAGGCGGAGATCTACGAGCTGGAGTCCGACGACGGGGACCGGGACTGGGTCTACTCCTGGCGAGGGCCGGCGGTCTGACGATCCGGCCGCTCAGGTCACCCCGGTGCGGGTCAGCGCCTGCGAACGCAGGCTCTCCAGCACCCCCCGGGTGACCTGGGAGGTGCCGCGGGCCTGCTCGCAGACCTCGGCCACCCGCTGCGCGGTGGCCGCCGCCCGGGCGTCCCGCTCGTCCCAGAGCCGATCCACCTCGGCCAGCAGCGGGCCCTCCACCTCCCGTTCCACGCCACGCAGCGCCGGGACCCCGAGCCGTTGGGCCAGGTCGAAGACCTTTCCGGCGTACGGCAGGGGCAGGAAGGGAGTGCCGACCATGGCGGCGAAGATCAGGAAGTGCAGTCGCATGCCGACCGCGATGTCGAAGTGCCGCATCAACCCGAGGACCTGCTGCGGCGAGTAGTCGTTGTGCAGGATCCGGCCCCGGTCCGCCGCCGTCATGTGGGTCATCACCCCGTGCGAGTGCCGGATGTCGTCGCGTTCCATCGGGACGAAGAGCACGTGCGCGTCGATCCGGTGGACCAGGAAGTCCGCGATCTGCGCGAGCAGCCGGTGGTAGCCGTCCACGTCGAGGCGTTCTGCGGCCCGGCCCGGCTCCCGCACGCTCATCCCGACCAGTCGGGTGCCCTCCGGCACGCCCTCCGCCCGCAGGTAGTCGCGGGGGAAGTCCGCGGGCTCCAGCAGGAACGCCGGATCGGCGGTGACGGTGATCGGGTTGACCAGGCCGGCCTCCTCCAGCACCATCCGGGACTCCTGGTCGCGGACGGTCACCTCGGCCGCCCCGGCCAGGGTCTCCCGGACCATGCCGGTGTCCACGCTCTCGCTGAGCGGCCCCACCCCGACCGCGTACGTCAGCAGCGGCAGGCCGCGTTCCTGGGCCACCCGTACGACCCGCAGGTAGCGGCGGGCCTCCCGGTCGTAGAGGATCCCGCCACCGCCGAGGATGAGCAGGTCGAGCTGGGCCAGCATCAGCGACGAGTCGGCCCGGCTGACCCCCTCCCACGGCACCGCCTCCACATCCGGGTGGGTCAGGGCGGTATGCGCCGGGTTGCGGGAGAAGACGATGATCCGGGCGTTCGGCTCCTGGCTGCGCAGATCCGCCAGCAGGCCGCTGAGGATCGCCTCGTCGCCCAGATTGCGGCCACCGTACGAGCCGAGCACGCCGATGCACAGGCCCTGGGTCATCCGTCGCTCCTTCCCGCCGGGGTCGTTCCCGGCCGGTTTCCCGGTGCGCCGGTGGACATACCTCAGCCGGTTACGGGGCCGCCGTCCCTCCCCCCGACCAGGCGGGACACCAGGGCGGAGACCACCTGGTCGACGTCGTAACCGGCGTCGATCGAGGTGGTCAGGAGGTCGAGGAGCAGGCCGTCCACGGCGTGGTGCAGCAGGGCGACCTCGAACGCGCCACCGGGCAGCCCGGCCGCCACGTGGAAGGCGACGTCGTCGGCGTACCCCCGGCGCAGCACCTCGCCGAGCGCGGATCGCAGCTCCGGGCGGCGGGACGCCTCCAGCCGCAGCTCGAACAGGGCTCGGGTCAGGTCCGGCTCGCGGGTGGTGCGGTGGACGATGTGGCGCAGGTAGTCGGTGACCAGCGCCAACGAGGGTTCGCGCCGGCCGAGTCCGGCCAGCACCTCCGGGTCGGGCGCCATCCGGTCGAAGATCCGTTCGGCCAGGCCGGCCAGGAGCGCCGCCCGGGACGGGAAGTAGTTCGAGGCGGTGCCGACCGGCACACCGGCCTCGGCGTCCACCGCCCGGTGGGTCAGGCCGCGGGCGCCACCGACGGCGAGCACCCGCAGCCCGGCGTCGGCCAGCAGGATGCGGCGCTCGGAGTTACGGGGCATGCGGAACACCCTAGCAATAACCACGACAGGTGTTGTACATTTTCCTCCGACCACGACAGCCGTCGTGGTTGCCTCGGGACATCGGAGTCGGTTTGCGCAAGCTCGTGTACTACGTCGCCAGTTCCCTCGACGGCTTCATCGCCGCCCCCGACGGGTCCTACGACTTCCTCACGCTGGAGCCCGACGTGGCGGCCCACCTCACCGCCGAATGGCCCCAGACCTTCCCCACCTTCACCCACGCCCAGTTCGGCATCGCCTCACCGCCGGCCGGCCGCTTCGACGCGCTGCTGATGGGCCGCGCCACCTACGAGCCGGCCCTGAGGTTCGGCGTGACCAGCCCGTACGCGCACCTCCAGCAGTACGTCTTCAGCCGTTCCCTGGCGCCGTCCGACCACCCGGACGTACGGATCGTGGCCGACGACCCGGCATCCTTCGTCCGCGAGCTGAAGCGGCAACCCGGCGGCGACATCTGGCTCTGCGGCGGCGGGCAGCTCGCCGGCCAACTACTGGACGAGGTGGACGAGCTGGCGGTCAAGCTCAACCCGGTGGTGGTCGGCAGCGGCATCCCGCTGGCCGACCGGGGCTTCGCGCCGAGCCGGTTCGCCCTGGCCGGAAGCCGGGTGTTCGACAGTGGAGTGGTCATCCTGCGCTACCTGCGCCCGGTCACCGCCGCGACGCACACCGACTGAGCCACGATGCCGATCGGCGCGGCGGCTGGACCGGTCCTGCCCCCAAATCGCTTGCCCGGCCCGCCGCACCGCGCCGACCCTGGACGGATGAGCGACACGACGCGGATCGGCTGGACCGACCTGCCCGCCGAGGTGCGGGCCGGGGTCGAGGAGGTGCTGGGCGACCGGGTGGTCGAGGCGGTCTCCCAGCCGGGCGGCTTCTCCCCCGGCACCGCCGACCGGGTCCGGACGGCCGGCGGCGGCCGGGCGTTCGTCAAGGCGGTCGCCACCCACCGCAACGCCAGTACCGTGCAGATGCACCGCGTCGAGGCCGCCGTGACGGCGGCGCTGCCCGGCCACGCCCCCACTCCCCGGCTCCTCGGCCACCACGACGACGGCGAATGGGTGGCGCTGGTCCTCACCGACGTCGACGGCCGGCACCCGACGACCCCGTGGCGGGCCGACGAACTGACCGCCGTGCTGGACACCCTGGCCCGGATGGCCGGCACGCTGACCCCCAACCCGGTGCCGCACGCGCCGACCGCCGTCGAACGGCTCACCCACGACTTCACCGGCTGGGAGCGGATCGCCGCCGACCCGCCGGCCGACCTCGACCCGTGGGCGGCCACCCACCTGGACGAGCTGCGGGACATCGCGGCGTACGGGCTGACCGGACTGGTCGGCGACACCCTGTGCCACGTCGACCTCCGGGCGGACAACCTGCTGATCGACCCGGCCGGCTCGGTCACGGTCGTGGACTGGCCGCACGCCTGCGTCGGCCCGCCCTGGTTGGACACCGCCCTGCTGCTGGTCAACGTGCTGCTGCACGGCGGACACGACGTGGACGACCTGCTGCACCGGTCGTCGGTGACCTTCGGGGTCGACCCGGACCTGCTCACCGGCGTCCACGCCGGACTGGCCAGCTACTTCCTCGACCACGCCCGGCAGCCTCCCCCGCCCGGCATCCCCACCGTCCGCGCGTTCCAGCGACTCCAGGGCGACGCGCTGCTGCCCTGGGTACGCCGCCGGCTGCGCTGACCGGTCCGCCTCAACCATCCCCGGCCGGCGTTCTCATGGGGTGAGGGGGTGGCCGTGTCCGAGACGTTCCACAACGCGTCGTCCGATCACCGCCAGACCGGCCGCCCCGCGCGCGCCAGGCTGTTCCCATGACGAGCTTGAACGGAAAGGTCGCCCTGGTCACCGGTGGCGGACGGGGCATCGGCGCCGCCATCGCCCTCCGCCTGGCGGCCGAGGGGGCCGAGGTGGCCCTGACCTACGAACGCGACGCCGACAGTGCCGCCACGGTGGCCAGGCGGATCGAGGCGGCCGGACGGCGTGCGCTGGTGCTCGCCGCCGACAGTGCCGACCCCCGGGCGGTACGCGCGGCGGTGGACGGCACGGTGGCGGAGCTGGGCCGGCTGGACATCCTGGTGAAC
Protein-coding sequences here:
- a CDS encoding carbohydrate kinase family protein: MVDLVVIGGLGVDLRVRVPGIPLPAADSMVVPPVEARIGNTGSGVALAAHALGLRVRLVDVLGADPAGAVVRAALGRTAVAATLVPSPGGTRQSVNLVDPAGRRMSLYDPSPWSGPVPPFTDEALAGLVRDAAHVHVSIMDWARDALPVLREALPDGVTLSTDLHDWDGENDYHRPFAEAAGLVFVSGVRLGGQAAAVAAALAPRTVVVTRGADGAELHHGDGPATHVPATAPPADVVDTNGAGDAFAAGLISARLRGDALPRAAAYAARVAAAACTHDGMEYPPGLLPRA
- a CDS encoding polysaccharide pyruvyl transferase family protein, producing MTQGLCIGVLGSYGGRNLGDEAILSGLLADLRSQEPNARIIVFSRNPAHTALTHPDVEAVPWEGVSRADSSLMLAQLDLLILGGGGILYDREARRYLRVVRVAQERGLPLLTYAVGVGPLSESVDTGMVRETLAGAAEVTVRDQESRMVLEEAGLVNPITVTADPAFLLEPADFPRDYLRAEGVPEGTRLVGMSVREPGRAAERLDVDGYHRLLAQIADFLVHRIDAHVLFVPMERDDIRHSHGVMTHMTAADRGRILHNDYSPQQVLGLMRHFDIAVGMRLHFLIFAAMVGTPFLPLPYAGKVFDLAQRLGVPALRGVEREVEGPLLAEVDRLWDERDARAAATAQRVAEVCEQARGTSQVTRGVLESLRSQALTRTGVT
- a CDS encoding TetR/AcrR family transcriptional regulator; the encoded protein is MPRNSERRILLADAGLRVLAVGGARGLTHRAVDAEAGVPVGTASNYFPSRAALLAGLAERIFDRMAPDPEVLAGLGRREPSLALVTDYLRHIVHRTTREPDLTRALFELRLEASRRPELRSALGEVLRRGYADDVAFHVAAGLPGGAFEVALLHHAVDGLLLDLLTTSIDAGYDVDQVVSALVSRLVGGRDGGPVTG
- a CDS encoding dihydrofolate reductase family protein; translation: MRKLVYYVASSLDGFIAAPDGSYDFLTLEPDVAAHLTAEWPQTFPTFTHAQFGIASPPAGRFDALLMGRATYEPALRFGVTSPYAHLQQYVFSRSLAPSDHPDVRIVADDPASFVRELKRQPGGDIWLCGGGQLAGQLLDEVDELAVKLNPVVVGSGIPLADRGFAPSRFALAGSRVFDSGVVILRYLRPVTAATHTD
- a CDS encoding aminoglycoside phosphotransferase family protein, yielding MSDTTRIGWTDLPAEVRAGVEEVLGDRVVEAVSQPGGFSPGTADRVRTAGGGRAFVKAVATHRNASTVQMHRVEAAVTAALPGHAPTPRLLGHHDDGEWVALVLTDVDGRHPTTPWRADELTAVLDTLARMAGTLTPNPVPHAPTAVERLTHDFTGWERIAADPPADLDPWAATHLDELRDIAAYGLTGLVGDTLCHVDLRADNLLIDPAGSVTVVDWPHACVGPPWLDTALLLVNVLLHGGHDVDDLLHRSSVTFGVDPDLLTGVHAGLASYFLDHARQPPPPGIPTVRAFQRLQGDALLPWVRRRLR